A portion of the Candidatus Uhrbacteria bacterium genome contains these proteins:
- the rseP gene encoding RIP metalloprotease RseP produces the protein MFVTVLVFIAVLSLLVFAHEFGHFLMARRAGMKVEEFGFGFPPRLFGMRRGATLYSINAIPLGGFVKIKGESGDYAEEGDSFAHKSVFVRFSVLVAGVAMNVILAFVLLSVGFATGLPSVVDDTLPASARVHGEATRIVEVLPESPADRAGIKVADELVMIDNQLFSTTEMAYSYLARAEEPVELLLRRGETHVRLTLTKEEIAGVEGSVIGVVLMRSGIVSYPVPSAVAHGAVATGQLTRSIVVGFWDLLRSLVNAKPVPFEVSGPVGIAVMTGEVARLGIPYLIQFTALLSLNLAVLNILPIPALDGGRIFFLLIEAVRARRVSAHVETVVHNLGFLLLLLLVVLVTYRDLVRLGRELFGAFTSA, from the coding sequence ATGTTCGTCACGGTCCTCGTGTTCATTGCCGTTCTTTCCCTCCTCGTTTTTGCGCATGAGTTTGGTCACTTTCTTATGGCGCGGCGGGCAGGGATGAAGGTAGAAGAATTTGGCTTCGGATTTCCCCCACGATTGTTTGGGATGCGTCGTGGTGCCACCCTCTACTCCATTAACGCAATCCCGCTTGGTGGCTTTGTGAAAATAAAAGGGGAGAGCGGGGACTATGCCGAGGAAGGGGACAGCTTTGCCCACAAATCAGTCTTTGTCCGTTTTAGCGTACTCGTCGCAGGTGTGGCGATGAATGTGATTTTAGCATTTGTTCTTCTCTCGGTTGGGTTTGCGACAGGACTTCCCTCGGTGGTAGACGACACGCTTCCCGCAAGCGCGCGCGTGCACGGGGAGGCGACGCGCATTGTAGAAGTTCTTCCGGAGAGTCCCGCAGACCGCGCAGGAATAAAAGTGGCCGATGAGCTTGTCATGATAGACAATCAGCTTTTTTCAACCACCGAAATGGCCTACAGCTATTTAGCTCGCGCAGAGGAGCCCGTGGAGCTTTTGCTCCGCCGTGGGGAAACGCACGTGCGCCTCACGCTGACAAAAGAAGAGATTGCCGGTGTGGAAGGTTCCGTGATCGGCGTGGTGCTTATGCGTTCGGGGATCGTGTCATACCCGGTTCCTTCAGCAGTTGCTCACGGGGCTGTGGCGACGGGGCAACTCACGCGGAGTATTGTCGTGGGGTTTTGGGACCTTCTCCGCTCGCTCGTGAACGCCAAGCCTGTACCCTTTGAAGTCTCTGGGCCTGTGGGGATTGCGGTTATGACAGGCGAGGTTGCGCGTCTTGGCATCCCCTACCTTATTCAATTTACCGCCCTCCTCTCCCTTAATCTGGCAGTGCTGAACATTCTGCCGATCCCCGCTCTCGATGGCGGGCGGATCTTCTTTCTTCTCATCGAGGCTGTACGCGCGCGGCGTGTGAGCGCGCATGTTGAGACCGTTGTGCATAATCTCGGGTTCCTTCTTCTTTTGCTTCTTGTCGTGCTGGTGACGTATCGTGATCTTGTGCGGCTTGGCCGCGAACTTTTTGGTGCCTTTACTTCTGCCTAG
- the pheS gene encoding phenylalanine--tRNA ligase subunit alpha — translation MEDLFISMTEEGKKLFAQANSAEALEHARVAVLGRKGMLTQAMDKLNVTSPEERKAFGQAANTAKTELARAFEEAASRLGKAEKASLGKEEWIDVTLPGTAPRAGHLHIVSQTIAEVEKIFARIGFTRYPVPEVDWDYYAFEALNMPPDHPARDNWETYFLDVPEGPKGKLLATPHPSNNQVRLMETLKPPFRALYIGKAYRRQSDVSHVPIHHQFETEVIDKQATFTELKGVIEFFVYEYFGRNRKIRLRPHHFRFTEPSFEIDINCAVCGGSGCRLCKQGWLELAGAGMTHPNVLRAGGLDPKIYRGFAFAFGVERVLMMRDGIRLPDMRELYKNDLRFLKQF, via the coding sequence ATGGAAGACCTGTTTATCTCGATGACGGAAGAGGGGAAAAAACTTTTTGCGCAGGCGAATTCCGCCGAAGCGCTTGAGCATGCGCGTGTCGCGGTGCTTGGCCGCAAAGGGATGCTGACGCAGGCGATGGATAAGCTTAACGTGACCTCTCCCGAAGAGCGTAAGGCATTTGGCCAAGCGGCCAATACCGCAAAGACGGAACTCGCGCGTGCTTTTGAAGAGGCCGCGTCGCGTCTAGGCAAAGCAGAGAAAGCGTCGCTCGGAAAAGAAGAGTGGATCGACGTGACGCTTCCCGGCACGGCGCCGAGGGCAGGTCATCTTCATATTGTTTCGCAGACGATTGCCGAAGTGGAGAAAATTTTTGCGCGCATCGGCTTCACGCGCTATCCCGTGCCCGAAGTGGATTGGGATTACTACGCGTTTGAGGCTCTTAACATGCCCCCCGATCACCCGGCGCGTGATAATTGGGAAACATATTTTCTGGACGTGCCGGAAGGGCCAAAGGGGAAGCTGCTTGCTACGCCACATCCCTCGAACAATCAGGTGCGTCTTATGGAAACATTGAAACCGCCATTCCGCGCGCTTTATATTGGGAAGGCTTATCGGCGACAGTCGGACGTTTCTCATGTGCCGATTCATCACCAATTTGAGACGGAGGTGATTGACAAGCAAGCGACGTTTACCGAGTTGAAAGGGGTCATCGAGTTTTTTGTGTACGAATACTTTGGACGCAATCGGAAAATTCGTCTGCGCCCGCATCACTTCCGCTTTACCGAGCCGAGTTTCGAGATTGATATTAACTGTGCGGTCTGTGGCGGGAGTGGTTGTCGCTTGTGTAAGCAAGGATGGCTTGAACTTGCCGGAGCGGGCATGACACATCCGAACGTGCTTCGTGCCGGCGGGCTTGATCCGAAGATCTATCGTGGTTTTGCGTTTGCATTTGGTGTTGAACGCGTCCTTATGATGCGCGATGGAATCCGCTTGCCAGATATGCGTGAGTTGTATAAGAACGATTTGCGATTCTTGAAACAGTTTTAG
- a CDS encoding ATP-grasp domain-containing protein, with product MPAFEEPIFVVHPHDLYLWGLEEVFPNACFLVDQPGCLSTIDLFEYADVTRRIPKNSAVLVMKPAPKLSKIAGDRGWRLCAPSVELNRRFENKLTINNEFLAVHLPTLPYLVSPLEKLSYAALRERFGPRLVVQKERGHAGSSTHGVGSLEVFENLKKEIASFPAKISPWLEGETWTLNGVVTRFGTLVSRPFLQLQNVAAYGTSNPFTTCGNAHVPIGDELALEIMGQAERFGAHLHREGYSGWFGLDVLVKDGTIVGWIECNPRLTASCGVFSAMQKEAGQTPFALLHVLETLGIPYTLDLVQEQRRLADGFMESHVVLRNEKSETMKCSSVPPRTPWSVLRGGEKTMVARAPGTEVPPGEPFAVVYKRGLFSPEELAGLPTC from the coding sequence ATGCCCGCGTTTGAAGAACCTATTTTTGTTGTCCATCCGCATGACCTTTACTTGTGGGGTCTCGAGGAAGTGTTTCCAAACGCATGTTTTCTTGTAGACCAACCGGGGTGCCTTTCAACGATTGATTTATTTGAGTATGCAGATGTTACCCGGCGTATCCCAAAAAACTCTGCCGTTCTTGTTATGAAGCCAGCGCCCAAGCTCTCCAAGATAGCAGGGGATCGTGGGTGGAGACTTTGCGCGCCGTCGGTCGAGTTGAATCGTCGTTTTGAAAACAAGCTCACCATCAATAACGAATTTCTTGCGGTGCATTTGCCGACTCTCCCGTATCTCGTAAGCCCGCTTGAGAAGCTCTCGTATGCAGCGCTTCGTGAGCGGTTTGGCCCCCGTCTTGTTGTACAGAAAGAGCGAGGGCACGCAGGATCAAGCACGCATGGAGTCGGATCTCTGGAAGTCTTTGAGAATTTGAAGAAAGAAATTGCCTCCTTTCCCGCAAAGATAAGCCCGTGGTTGGAAGGAGAAACGTGGACATTGAACGGTGTTGTGACAAGATTTGGCACCCTTGTTTCGCGTCCATTTCTCCAGCTTCAAAATGTTGCGGCTTACGGAACATCGAATCCTTTTACGACGTGCGGGAATGCGCATGTTCCCATTGGGGATGAGTTGGCGCTTGAAATCATGGGGCAGGCGGAGCGGTTTGGCGCACATCTTCACCGGGAAGGATACAGCGGGTGGTTCGGTCTTGATGTGCTGGTGAAAGATGGAACTATCGTGGGGTGGATTGAGTGTAATCCGCGGCTCACGGCTTCGTGCGGAGTATTTTCCGCCATGCAAAAAGAGGCAGGGCAGACGCCCTTTGCGCTTCTTCACGTTCTCGAGACACTCGGAATCCCCTATACACTTGATCTTGTCCAGGAACAGCGACGTCTGGCGGATGGATTTATGGAATCGCATGTCGTGTTGCGCAACGAGAAATCAGAAACCATGAAATGTTCTTCTGTGCCGCCACGCACTCCGTGGAGCGTATTGCGCGGGGGGGAGAAGACGATGGTGGCAAGGGCTCCCGGCACAGAGGTTCCGCCGGGCGAGCCGTTTGCGGTGGTGTACAAACGCGGTCTCTTCTCGCCAGAGGAATTGGCAGGATTGCCTACATGTTAA
- a CDS encoding diguanylate cyclase, with protein MDTLPTTLLEAHARIRELEDRILAEEKEVERLNRDLERKDAEIQRRRRDGLTGLFRRDELWPHLAALIRRFMDTPVAGKLMRGLPIENLTPAEIASMNTTLIWGDLSYLALANAYGHEVGDQVLERFGATLQSFLDTERLATGYDEHGENVLLLRHFGVRHGGDEFVVILADTHMEEAATLMAEMALRYKKERISRLIFPLRVDYGHCHIWEAFEAYQYWTRLRGVPRTFRDRVTLIRRIMTTIADTRSKKSKMIARIGLVARILVLQESRFTELLPYITKGMHFPRQSLDDLVAAARVSQTETGKVLDILALDEDVRRAVNTVFEQTQEQMRHELATLSPHNGEDLALSRLAHLATQGEMHRFLDGEVGIQTL; from the coding sequence GTGGATACTCTACCGACGACCCTGCTCGAAGCTCACGCGCGCATTCGAGAACTCGAGGACAGAATCCTCGCAGAAGAAAAAGAGGTCGAGCGCCTCAACAGAGACCTGGAGCGGAAAGACGCCGAGATCCAACGGCGGCGGCGCGACGGTCTCACTGGGCTGTTCCGCCGCGACGAGCTCTGGCCGCACTTGGCCGCGCTCATCCGCCGCTTCATGGACACGCCCGTGGCGGGAAAACTCATGCGAGGACTCCCGATCGAGAACCTGACGCCAGCGGAAATCGCCTCGATGAACACCACGCTCATCTGGGGAGATCTCTCTTACTTGGCGCTCGCCAATGCCTACGGGCATGAGGTGGGCGACCAGGTTCTGGAGCGCTTCGGCGCGACCTTGCAGAGCTTCCTCGACACCGAACGCCTCGCGACGGGATACGACGAGCATGGAGAGAACGTCCTCCTTCTGCGCCACTTCGGGGTGCGGCACGGTGGCGACGAGTTCGTCGTCATCCTCGCCGACACGCACATGGAGGAGGCCGCGACGCTCATGGCAGAGATGGCCCTGCGCTACAAGAAGGAGCGCATCTCTCGGCTCATCTTTCCTCTGCGAGTGGACTACGGGCACTGCCACATCTGGGAAGCCTTCGAGGCCTACCAGTACTGGACCCGCTTACGCGGCGTGCCCCGAACCTTTCGCGACCGTGTAACCTTGATCCGCCGAATCATGACCACCATCGCCGACACCCGTTCAAAGAAGAGCAAGATGATCGCGCGCATCGGCCTTGTGGCACGCATCCTCGTTCTGCAGGAGTCGCGCTTCACGGAGCTCCTGCCCTACATCACGAAGGGTATGCACTTCCCGCGCCAGAGCCTTGACGATCTCGTCGCGGCCGCGCGTGTCAGCCAGACCGAAACGGGCAAGGTCCTGGACATTCTTGCCCTCGATGAAGACGTCCGCCGTGCCGTCAACACCGTCTTCGAGCAGACGCAAGAGCAGATGCGCCACGAACTCGCAACGCTCTCGCCGCACAACGGCGAAGACCTGGCGCTCTCCCGCTTGGCGCACCTCGCCACGCAAGGAGAAATGCACCGCTTTCTCGATGGCGAGGTCGGTATTCAAACGCTCTAA
- a CDS encoding PLP-dependent lyase/thiolase, giving the protein MYLTPLEESRDLAEALGVERMFLKREDQTPTGSFKYRSALRQIEDMVEHGERAGVVSSSGNAAISLAHEAKAQGVTLFAFVPPNLSSAKTAALLAYDPVVIQSTRAMRLANYLAAHYRIRNLRPSIDDRAVLGFVPLGEELAEQVEEYGGVDVIVSFCTSGASMLGMCRGYRAEPRPKFFAARNLSVGCYGIEKSPRLADVADVAELVDVSDDAVERTQKLLTRAGICVAREAAASLAIVLERQLNGRILWIVSGKDWGVGTMNPQAANLYRAETFEDVDRIYAEHARV; this is encoded by the coding sequence ATGTATCTTACCCCTCTAGAGGAGTCAAGAGATCTTGCGGAAGCGCTTGGCGTGGAGCGCATGTTTTTGAAGAGGGAGGATCAGACGCCGACCGGCTCGTTTAAGTATCGAAGCGCTCTCCGGCAGATAGAGGATATGGTGGAGCATGGAGAGCGTGCCGGGGTGGTTTCCTCTTCGGGGAATGCGGCAATCTCGCTTGCGCACGAGGCGAAAGCCCAGGGGGTCACGCTTTTTGCTTTTGTCCCGCCCAATCTTTCTTCTGCAAAGACGGCAGCGCTTTTGGCGTACGACCCTGTGGTGATTCAATCAACACGCGCCATGAGACTCGCGAACTATCTTGCGGCCCACTATCGCATACGCAATCTTCGTCCTTCGATAGACGATCGTGCGGTACTTGGGTTTGTCCCGCTTGGAGAAGAACTTGCCGAGCAGGTGGAGGAATACGGGGGAGTGGATGTAATCGTGAGTTTTTGCACAAGCGGGGCCAGCATGCTTGGCATGTGCCGTGGCTATCGTGCGGAACCGCGCCCAAAGTTTTTTGCCGCGAGGAACCTGTCGGTGGGGTGTTATGGGATTGAAAAGAGCCCTCGTCTTGCGGATGTTGCAGACGTTGCGGAACTTGTAGATGTCTCAGACGATGCCGTAGAGCGAACACAAAAGTTGCTCACGCGTGCGGGCATATGCGTTGCCAGAGAAGCGGCGGCGAGTCTTGCCATCGTTTTAGAGCGCCAGCTTAATGGGCGCATTCTATGGATCGTTTCTGGAAAGGATTGGGGTGTGGGAACCATGAATCCACAAGCCGCAAACCTCTATCGCGCAGAGACCTTTGAGGATGTTGACAGAATCTATGCAGAACATGCCCGCGTTTGA
- a CDS encoding phenylalanine--tRNA ligase subunit beta yields MNILAPYSWIKDYLKNPAAPEEFAKRMSASGMSVEYRHELTERFAHIVVGRIKDVRAHPTADRLRLVDVDVGEKTVQVVCGGTNVAPGLSVAVALPGAHVRWHGEGELVTIEETEIRGEKSHGMICAADEIGFEKLSQPDGAIWDISVLTSAEPGTLAAEALDLDDTLFDIEVTTNRPDAMSMVGLAREAGAVEAGQFVWKPDPQIPEAEEISLSVHVREPALCPRYQGIVLDGVKIEPSPWWLQKRLLLAGHRPINVVVDVTNYVLHAYGQPMHAFDYDKLSGGEIVVRRAQKGEHLMALNGNAYELKPDNLVIADATHPVAVAGVMGGQETGVSEATTRVVLECATFEPVQVRRTARALNLFSDSQLLFEKGLSTEAPPFALSCAVEMLQELAGARVASRLVDIREEAYHPLTFPYSADEVNDRLGYEIPPHEQRRILESLGFEFVNEEGSPMLRVPFWRDHDIEESVDFTEEVARVFGYANLPATLPRAPVQPDVWSPVLYWNEQAKEIMGQAGATELYHYSFASEEDLRDFGHMPSDALAFVNPLSEDQKYLRVSLIPSVLRTIERNQGATSSERVFELAAVYIPRMGDLPREETRLVYAGYGREANDFLSAKGVLERLLGAMGIVGWTFERLTDDPHWHPGRSACIKKGGVTLGVLGEMAPDVQKRFGIHERVTLFELDMPQLVPLANKTKMFSALPQFPSVKRDVAFVIERTVEHRAIQEALAGAHPLLRESEMFDAYEGEGIEKGKKSMAWHVEFRADDRTLTSEEVERALSTVTQMLEKQFRVTMRT; encoded by the coding sequence ATGAACATCCTTGCTCCCTATTCTTGGATCAAAGACTATCTGAAGAACCCGGCCGCGCCGGAGGAATTTGCCAAACGCATGTCCGCATCGGGTATGTCGGTCGAGTACCGGCATGAACTCACGGAACGTTTTGCCCACATTGTTGTGGGGCGCATCAAAGACGTGCGTGCGCATCCTACGGCGGATCGACTTCGGCTTGTGGACGTGGATGTGGGAGAGAAGACGGTGCAAGTTGTGTGCGGAGGGACAAACGTTGCTCCGGGTCTCTCCGTGGCCGTTGCTCTTCCGGGGGCTCATGTGCGTTGGCATGGAGAGGGGGAACTCGTAACGATCGAAGAGACAGAAATCCGTGGCGAGAAAAGTCACGGCATGATTTGCGCAGCCGACGAGATCGGGTTTGAAAAACTCTCCCAGCCTGACGGAGCTATTTGGGACATCTCGGTACTGACGTCTGCCGAGCCGGGTACGTTGGCGGCAGAGGCGCTTGACCTTGACGACACGTTGTTTGATATCGAAGTCACGACAAATCGCCCCGATGCAATGAGCATGGTGGGGCTTGCACGAGAGGCGGGAGCCGTGGAGGCTGGACAATTTGTGTGGAAGCCCGATCCCCAGATCCCAGAGGCCGAGGAGATTTCTTTGTCGGTACATGTTCGCGAACCCGCACTCTGCCCGCGGTATCAAGGCATCGTGCTTGACGGCGTGAAGATCGAACCTTCGCCCTGGTGGCTTCAAAAACGGCTCCTGCTTGCCGGGCACCGTCCGATTAACGTGGTGGTGGACGTCACGAACTATGTGCTGCACGCGTACGGCCAGCCCATGCATGCCTTCGACTACGATAAACTTTCTGGCGGAGAAATTGTTGTGCGCCGCGCACAAAAAGGGGAGCATCTTATGGCGCTCAATGGAAATGCTTACGAACTTAAGCCTGACAATCTCGTGATTGCCGATGCAACGCACCCTGTTGCGGTGGCTGGCGTGATGGGTGGACAAGAAACGGGAGTGTCAGAGGCGACAACGCGCGTGGTGCTTGAGTGCGCCACCTTCGAGCCGGTGCAGGTGCGTCGCACAGCTCGCGCCCTCAATCTTTTCTCGGACTCCCAACTGTTGTTTGAGAAAGGTCTTTCCACCGAAGCGCCGCCATTTGCGCTCTCCTGTGCGGTGGAGATGTTACAGGAGTTGGCGGGAGCACGCGTGGCGAGCCGGCTTGTGGACATCCGTGAAGAGGCCTACCACCCGCTCACATTTCCCTACAGCGCGGACGAGGTGAATGATCGTTTGGGTTACGAGATTCCTCCGCATGAGCAGCGCCGGATTCTTGAATCGCTCGGATTTGAATTTGTAAACGAGGAAGGCTCCCCTATGCTCCGCGTGCCGTTTTGGCGCGACCATGATATTGAGGAAAGCGTGGATTTTACCGAGGAAGTGGCGCGCGTCTTTGGCTACGCGAATCTGCCGGCGACCCTGCCGCGTGCGCCGGTGCAGCCCGATGTCTGGAGCCCCGTTCTCTATTGGAATGAGCAGGCAAAAGAAATTATGGGGCAGGCGGGAGCCACGGAGCTTTATCATTATTCGTTTGCCAGCGAAGAGGACCTGCGTGATTTCGGCCATATGCCATCCGACGCGCTTGCATTTGTGAATCCACTCTCGGAAGATCAAAAATATCTGCGCGTCTCTCTCATCCCAAGTGTGCTCCGGACGATCGAGCGCAACCAGGGTGCTACTTCTTCTGAGCGCGTGTTTGAACTTGCTGCCGTGTATATACCGCGAATGGGAGATTTGCCCCGCGAAGAGACACGACTTGTTTACGCCGGCTACGGACGGGAGGCCAACGATTTTCTTTCTGCGAAAGGAGTACTCGAGCGCTTGCTTGGAGCCATGGGGATCGTCGGGTGGACGTTTGAACGCTTGACGGATGACCCACACTGGCATCCTGGCCGGAGTGCCTGCATAAAGAAGGGAGGGGTGACACTTGGCGTGCTAGGTGAAATGGCGCCGGATGTGCAAAAGCGTTTTGGTATACACGAGCGCGTAACGCTGTTCGAGCTTGATATGCCGCAACTTGTGCCGCTGGCAAATAAAACAAAGATGTTCAGCGCTTTGCCGCAGTTTCCAAGCGTGAAACGTGACGTGGCGTTTGTGATTGAGCGCACCGTAGAGCACCGCGCCATACAGGAAGCGTTGGCCGGAGCGCACCCGCTTCTGCGCGAAAGCGAGATGTTTGATGCCTATGAAGGGGAGGGGATCGAGAAAGGGAAAAAGTC